CCGAAGCCAGAATGGTGTTATCAAACCCTATGATGGACACATCCTCTGGAACGCGTAGCCCCAGCTCCTTGGCTGCCTGAAGAGCACCGATGGCCTGAATGTCATTACAACAGAACAAACCTGTCGGGTGATCCTTCTCACCGAGCAGCAGTAAGGCCTCTTTTTTGGCCGAGCTCAGATCAGCTGCCGATTCTCGGATCTGATTCGGTTCCAGCGTATGACCTGCCTTAATCAGTGTTTCACGGAATCCACGTACACGTTCCTGACTGCTGCTGACTTTGGACGGTTCCGACAGAACCGCTACACGGGTGTGCCCAAGTTCAAGCAGATGATCTGCTGCGAGTGCTCCGCCAAGTATGTCGTCAATAGTGACCGTATGTACCGACAGGGATGGCATATGACGGGCAATCAGAGCAACAGGGATGGACTGCTGCAAGAGGGGTGACAAAATTTCGGCATTATCGATCCCGGTTCCGATCATCATGCCATCTACCCTTTTTTGCTGGAGCAAATTCAGGTAACGCTCTACCCGCTCGTCCTTATTATCCGTACTGCAGATGACCACGCTATAACCCAATTGACGGCTACGATCCTCGACAGCTCTGGCGAGTTCTGCGAAATACGGGTTTGAGATGTCCGGTACGAGCAGCCCCAATGTATACGTCTGCTTCCCTGTAAGTGCAGCTGCGATCGCACTGGGTTGATAATGAAGGCGTTCCATGATCTCCATAATCTCAGCGCGCCGCTTCTCGCTGATCTTGCCTTTGCCATTAATGACCTGCGAGACGGTTGCAATGGATACACCCGCCTCGCGTGCTATATCGTATATGGTTGCTTTCATTGTTTTTTTCCCCATTTGTGCTATATATAAATTTCGTTATACATAGATAATTGTTCTCTTCTTCTCATTATGCAGGGGGAAGTCTGCATACGCAACTTGAAGCCAACACAATGTGCGTAGCATGAACTGTTTTACTTTTTCATTAACCACTCATGGTCAGGATCGTTATGGAATTTCCAAGTCCGAGTAGGCCCGGCCATCACGTTCAGATAGTAGACCTCATACCCCGGAGGAGCGCCTACCGGATGATATCCGTCCGGAACAAGCACCACTTCACCGTTTTTCACTGCTAGCGTCTCGTCCACAGAACGATCATCCGAGTATATGCGCTGAATGGCAAATCCCTGCTCAGGCTGCACACGGAAATAATACGTTTCTTCCAGCAAAGATTCATCCGGGAGTGCGTCCCGATCATGCTTATGTGGCGGGTAACTGGACCAATGCCCATCTGGTGTGAATACCTCAACAACGAGCAAACTGTCCGCTTCCTTTTGTTCCGGCAAAATGTTGTGAATCTGGCGTTCCAGATTACCATACCCTCGCGCCTCTACCCCTACATCTTCGGGTGTAATGAGACGAGCCGGGTACGTGCCTTTACCGGGTGCAACACATATAGCGATTTCCAGTTCGGTACGTGCTGTGATCTGTACTTGATCGGAAGTTGAGACGTAGACCGAATACGGCGGAATTTTCTCGAACACACTCATTCTTTTTCCGATATTATCCCATGTGTGCTCCCGGGTACTTACATTGGCGAAACCACTGAGAAGCACCACACAGAGTTCCTGATCACCGCTCTCACGGGTTAGCGTCTCCCCCTCCGCCAGCTTCGCTACCTGAAAGCCAACATATTCCCACCCTGCCGACTCCGGTGTTACGTTTATAAGTGTACCGTCTCCCTCCGGGTTGACCACGGGTTTCACAATACGTTCTGACATCTTGCCATCCACTCCTTTCTGTAGTCGTCCACAACAACCTGATACTTATAAAAACAAAAACCTGGACTATTCATGCCCTCTATTAGAAAAAAGTGACTTTAGTCATCCACTATGGCGTTGCCGTTTGCGATTCCAGTGACATCCCAGGAACTTCACTCAGCTTCACAGGTCTTCCCCGCTCCATGGACAGTTTTGCTGCCAGCGCAATTCGTTCTGCCTGTACTGCATCGTGGCCATCTACGATAACCGGTGTATCATGGATGATTGCATCGATAAAGAGGACTGTCTCCTGTACATATGCTTCATTGTAGCGTTCCAGGAAAAAGTGTAACGGTTTGTCGCGCATGAGCCCGGCCGCTGTACTGATCTCAGCCGTATTCGGATGATCATTCGCCGCTGCGGCGCTGCCCATTGAGCCAAATACTTCAACACGCTGGTCATACCCGTATACAGCCTGACGGCTGTTATCAATAACACCAATCGCCCCGTTGGCAAACGTCATCGTTACAATCGCTGTATCCACGTCGCCATGTTCCGCAAAGACCGGATTGATCAGCACGTTGCCCTGAGCGTACACTTCTTCCACTTCACTCCCGGAGAGATACCGGGCCATGTCAAAATCGTGGATCATCATGTCCATGAAAATCCCGCCAGACACCCGGATATACTCCGCAGGCGGTGGACTCGGGTCGCGAGAAGTAATTTTGATAATATGCGGATCACCAATCGTACCATCCTGCACATGCGCACGTATCCGTCTGAAGTTGTGATCGAAGCGGCGGTTAAATCCGATTTGCAGCTTCACGCCAGCCTTCTGAACTGCCGCTACAGCTGCTTGAGTCTGTGCCAGATCCATGCTGACCGGCTTCTCGCAGAAGATATGTTTGCCCGCCTGAGCGGCCTGTTCGATCAGCGGCACATGTGTATCGGTTGAAGAACAGATCAGCACCGCGTCTACATTAGGCATCGAGATCAACTGGCTGCTATCCGTTGTTACAACAGGGATGCCACGACTGGAGGCCCAAGCCTCCAATTCAGGACCTGCAAACAAGTCACTGATTCCCACAATCTCGGCATGCGGGTTGCGCAGGAGATTGTCTGCATGAATTTTGCCGATCCGTCCAGCACCGATGATGCCAATTCTCACTTTGTCCTTGCCCATTCCGTTATCCTCCCTATGTGCGTCCATATGGGCTAGGCGTTCCCTTAGCCCGAGTGATGCTCTGGTTGTTACCAGCGCGCCGTTACCATCTTCTTGCGAGTGTAGAATTCAACACCATCCGTGCCATTAGCGTGCAGATCACCATAGAAGGACTTTTTCCAACCGGAAAACGGGAAAAATGCCATTGGTGCAGGTACGCCCAGGTTAATACCCAACATGCCCGCATCAATCGTTTCACGGAATTGACGCATACTCGCTCCGCTGCGGGTGAACAGACACGCCCCGTTGGCAAAGTCGGAACGGTTCGCCAGCTCAACAGCTTCCTCCAGCGTAGACACTCTTGCCACCGAGAGTACTGGAGCAAAGATCTCATCCTGCCAAATTTTCATATTGCTATCAACTTGGTCAAATACCGTAGGCCCTACAAAATAACCGGATTCACCTGTCGCCTGATCCTTACGCCCATCCCGAATCAATGCCGCGCCTTCCTGCTCTCCGGCTTCAATGTAACTAAGTGTACGCTCTTTATGTGGTCCACGGATGACAGGACCGAGGAACACGCCCTCATCCATACCGTTACCAATGGTAATGCGGTCTGCCGCTTCCACCAGCTTTTGTACCAGTTCGTCAGCCACATCACCCACAGCCACAACAACCGCACATGCCATGCAACGCTCCCCTGCTGAACCAAAAGCTGCACTGGTAATCTCTTTCACGGTTAGATCCAGATCGGCGTCCGGCATAACGATGGAGTGGTTTTTGGCACCAGCCAGTGCCTGTACCCGTTTGCCATGCTTGGATGCAGTGGTGTAGACGTATTCAGCTACAGGTTGTGATCCGACAAAGGAGATCGCTTGAACATCCTTATGTTCCAGCAACCCGTTCACGACATCATGCGCACCGTGAACGATGTTGAGCACGCCGTCCGGAAGCCCTGCTTCCTTGAACAGCTCTGCCAGGCGGCCTGCCAGTAGCGGTGTGCGCTCGGACGGCTTCAGGACAAAGGTGTTACCGCACGCAATAGCCAGCGGGAACATCCAGCACGGTACCATCATCGGGAAATTGAATGGGGTAATTCCCCCAATAACACCGATCGGGTAGCGGTACATGCCCGACTCCAGTCCTGTCGCGATGTCAGGCAGTTGTTTGCCCATCATCAAATTCGGGGCACCTGCCGCGAACTCGACGCATTCAATGCCACGCAATACCTCGCCGTACGCTTCGGCATAACTTTTACCGTTCTCCAGCGTCACCAGGCGAGCCAGCTCTTCCCAATGTTCAACCAGCAGTTGCTGGTAGCGGAACAGAATACGTGCACGGCGCGGAACCGGTGTGCTGCTCCAGGATTTGAACGCTTCTCGTGCTGTCTGAACCGCCAGATCCACGTCCGCTTGTTCAGACAGTGGCACATGTGCAATAACTTCTTCCGTGGCCGGATTCACAACCGGCTCCGTACGAGTTGACGCCGGGGTTACCCAGGCACCTCCGATCCAGTTTTGTACCATTGTCGCTGTTGCAGACGCTTCAGAAATTCCTTTTCCCATAGCCCTGTCTCCCTTCGCTTATGTGTGAACCCTTATGTTCAACATGTTCATTGTTATAGATCTGTATGAGTACGTTGTTCAAAGTATTGCAACGTGCTTCAGGACACGGTGATCTCGCCCCGATTGCAACGTTCGATGTAATCATTCACCTGTTCCACCGTTGGCATCGCATTCGAACAGCTGTGGCTTGAAATGACGATACTTGCTGCGCCACTGCCATATGCCATGCTGCGCTCAATCGTCCAACCCTGCATCAATCCATACAGGAACCCGGCTGCGTAGGAGTCGCCTGCCCCGAACGTTTTGACCACTTTTGCCGGATAGCTGTCAGCACGGTGAGAAAGCCCTTCACGCGTATAAGCAATGGACCCTTCCTTGCCGTGTTTGATTACTACAATATTCGCTGAGAAATCAAACCATTTCTGTGCAGTTACCTGATCGCTATGATCCGGATTGTGGTCGAATGTCTCCATCATGTCGAACTCTTCACGTGTGCCGAGGATGATATCGCATTTCTCGGCTGCGAGGTTATAATAGACCGCTGTCTCTTCGTTCGATGTCCATGTGTATGGGCGATAGTCCAGATCAAACACAATAACTGTGCCATGTTTTTTCGCATACGTTAGTGCCTGTAATACGGCTTCACGGGATGGGCTCTGCGCGAGGGCTGTGCCTGAGATTAGCAGCACTTTGGAGTCAGCAATCAACTGCTCCTGCACCTCTTGCGCTTGTAATAACAGATCAGCCACATTGTCCCGGTACATCAGGATACTGCAATTGGTTGGGCTTTTGATTTCGGTAAAAGCAAGCCCTGTCACTGCTCCGGTGTCATCTGTAACTACATTTGATGTGTCGATGCCGTTCTTCTCCAAATAACTCTGGATGAATCTGCCCATCTGGTCACCCGCGATTTTACCGATAAAAGCCGTCTCCATACCCAGTCTGGACATGCCAATCGTAATATTGGCCGGAGAGCCGCCAACATACTTCGTAAACGTCATCGTCTCTTCCATCGGGCGATTGATCTCATTGGCGTTCAAGTCGATGCACAAGCGGCCAATCGCGGTGAAATCCTTCTTCCTGGATACCGGAAAGGATACGTAAGTCATTGCATGTGAGCCCCTTTCTGTAGTGGGATTTTCCATGTTGTATATCGATATCTAGACTAGTTACTCATTCCATCGTGAGGACTCGTAAACGGCTAGAGTAGGTCAATTTTATTTTCCAATCGTAATTGCAATGCTGAACGATTCAGCTATGTTGGTATAACGACTCCATATAGTTCAAAGATCGCTTCGCATACTCATACGGGTTATGAATTGCTGGGTCCTGTTCTCCTTCAAGCATCGCCCAACCATCGTACCCTCGTGTAATCAGTTCCTGAAGAATGGGAGCAAAATCAATGCATCCATCTCCTGGTACGGTGAACACTCCTCTACGAATACAGCCGACAAAATCAGACTGCTCCGCGCGTGCTTCATCCAGCACATGCGGGCGGATATCTTTCAGATGAATATAGGCGATCCGATCATAATGTTTGCGCAGCAGTTCAAGCGGATCGGCTCCGCCATAGTAGGCATGACCTGTGTCATAGAGCAGATACACGAGAGAAGGGTCCGTCAACTCCATCAGTCGATCAATCTCATCCGGTTGCTCTACCACTGTGCCTCCATGATGATGGTACGTAAGCTTCAACCCATGTTCGCGGGCAATAGCTCCTGCTTCGTTCAACCCTTCAGCGAGGATATGCCATTCAGATTGGTTGAGTCTGAGCACTTCTTTTTCATTCGGTGTCCGTCTTGGATCAAAATGAAGTGACCCACCTACCTCCGCCGTACTGATCACCTTACTGCCCATGGATTGCAGAAATTCCGCATGTCTCCGATAACTGTCCAGCTCCGACTGACGATACGCCGGATCAGAGAACAGTACCGATTTCCACTGGGAGACCAGATTGATATTTCTCTTACTCAGTTCTTCACGCAATATAGCAGGGTCGGTCGGATATTTACGTCCCATCTCTGTACCTGTCAGCCCAAGACGCTGAATGTCATCCAGAATCTGTGCACACGTTGTCGCATCACCATGCTCCTTCACATCTTCACCGACCCAATTGATCGGATGAATCCCAAGCTGGAATGGCAGCTTGCTCATTGCTCCACGTCTCCTTTGTCGTTCAACATTATGGTTCACTATATTTACACTGCACAATCCGATGACAGAACAACCTTCCGATACAGCTTCCTTTCAGAAAGCTTTTAGCTCCGCTTCTTCAGGCTCCTTTTTTAGAAGGAATATCGGATTAAAAAGGTCTTGCTTTGGCACGGTTGGCTTGCATGGTGTGATGTGCATGAACTACCTTTTCCTCGGCAGATACTTCTGGCACACCTACATTCCACCACGACTCGTATCCACCTGCGTTGGTTCCAGGCACGACCGGGATCTCAATCAACGTACTCACCGTTTCGTTCTTCGCATCTCGGATTGCTTGTTCCAGCTGTTCTGCCGTTTCCGCTCTATAGGATTTGGCTCCCATGCTTCGGGCGTGAGCTGCGAAGTCCATTGGCATGTAGTCCCCGGTCAATCGTCCGCTTTCTGACTCCCGATAACGGAACTCATTGCCGAACCCGTCACTACCGTGTTCCCGCTGCAAATTATGAATACACTGGAATCCATTGTTGTTGAATAAGAGGACAGTCATCTTCTTCTGTTCCTGCAAACTGGTCACAAACTCCGAATGCAGCATCAGATAACTGCCATCACCGACCATGGCGTACACTTCACGATCCGGCTCCGCAAGTGCTGCTCCGAACGCTCCACTTACCTCGTACCCCATACAGGAGAATCCATACTCCATGTGGTATGTCTTTGGTTCAGACGCACGCCACAGACGATGCAGATCGCCTGGCAGACTGCCTGCCGCACACACAATGACGGAGGATGGATCAATGGTCCGATTAACTATGCCGACTGCTGTAGTCTGCGCGAGTCCTGCTTCGTGTTGTGCTCCATACAGCCGATCCACTTCTGCATTCCACTCAGCGCGGAGATCAGCGATTTCGGATGCACCATATGCACTGCGGTATTGTCTTTCCTGCAATTCCTTTTGCAAAGCCTGCAGTCCTTCGCGTGCATCTGCCAGAATGGCTTCCCCGCCTAACTTGGCAGCATCCATGCCGTTCAGGTTAATGTTGATGAATGAAGCTTCCGGATGTTGAAAAGCAGAGCGGGATGCCGTCGTAAAATCGGAGAAACGAGTACCGACGCCGATCACCACATCCGCTTCTCTCGCCAGCCTGTTGGCTGCTAGAGAACCTGTAACCCCGATGGCCCCCACATTCAGTGGGTGGTCCCAAGAGACTGCGCTCTTGCCCGCCTGCGTCTCGGCGATCGGAATACCAAATGCCTCGGCGAATTCCACGAGCTGGACGGATGCCTCAGAGTACAACACACCGCCACCTGCAACGAGCAGCGGCTTTCTGCCTCGGGCAATCTGCTCCGTTGCCCGCTCAATGGCTGCCTGTACCGGGGGGCGACGATCCAGATAATGTACTTTGCGGGCAAAGAACGATTCTGGATAATCGTATGCCTCTGCCTGTACATCCTGCGGCAGTGCGAGCGTTACTGCTCCTGTCTCTGCTGGATCGGTTAGCACACGCATCGCCTGTGTAACAGCAATCATCAACTGTTCGGGACGAACAATGCGATCCCAGTACTTGCTGACGGCTTTGAATGGATCAGTGGCTGAGATCGTATAGTCACTGCTCACTTCTAACTGCTGAAGTACCGGGTCCGGTTCCCGTGTAGCAAAGTTATCTCCTGGAAGCAATAAAACCGGAATCCGGTTCACCGTTGCAGTAGCTGCCGCTGTAATCATATTCAAAGCACCAGGTCCAATGGATGTAGTACATGCATAGATCTGTCTACGGTTCTTCTGCTTGGCATAAGCCGCTGCCGTATGCACCATGCCTTGTTCGTTCTTGCCTTGCATATACGTCAGGCTTCCCGGACTGCGCTCCAGCGCTTCTCCAATGCCTGTTACATTGCCATGTCCAAAAATACCGATGATTCCCTTCACAAACTTGGTTTCCACCCCGTCAACCGAGATATATTGCTGATCCAGGTATCGAAGCAGTGCCTGAGCCATCGTTAGTCGAATTGTTTTCATGAATTGATCGCCGTCCTTTCCTTTACGAGTTAAGCGCTTAATCTACGTTAAGTTTAAGCGCCTTACCCCTAAAGGTTAAGCGCTTAATTGATATGGTATTACAGGTTAATGATTTACGCAAGCTATTTTTGTAAGCGTTTTTATGAAATGTGGTAAAGAAAAGATATTCTTGTGTTCGAACATGTGTTAGACCTTCTCTATTTGAACACTTCCACAATGACTAAGAACAGACTTAAATGAGGGGGAATTCATGGTGAGGATGGGATACATGCTAAAGCCAAATAATCCGTAATCTTCGTATACTACAATCGCCCATATACCTATGAAAGCAAAAAAAGAAAGAGACGGTGAGTACCGTCTCTTTCTTTTGCAATATATAAGCGGGTGATGGGAATCGAACCCACGCTATTAGCTTGGAAGGCTAAAGTTCTACCATTGAACTACACCCGCATAACAACAATCGGGATGACACGATTTGAACATGCGACCCCCTGGTCCCAAACCAGGTGCTCTACCAAGCTGAGCTACATCCCGTTATCTATACCGGCGAGAGGACTCGAACCTCCACGGTTTCCCACTCGATTTTGAGTCGAGCGCGTCTGCCATTCCGCCACGCCGGCAAAATATGAAGTTATAATGGCGCGCCCTGAGAGATTCGAACTCCCGGCCTTTTGATTCGTAGTCAAACGCTCTATCCAGCTGAGCTAAGGGCGCAAATATTGGAGCGGAAGACGGGAATCGAACCCGCGACCCTCGCCTTGGCAAGGCGATGCTCTACCGCTGAGCCACTTCCGCAAATAAAGAATGCGCGTGGAGGGACTTGAACCCCCACGTCAAAGACGCTAGATCCTAAGTCTAGTGCGTCTGCCAATTCCGCCACACGCGCATATAATGGTGAGTCATGAAGGGCTCGAACCTTCGACACCCTGATTAAAAGTCAGGTGCTCTACCAACTGAGCTAATGACTCATAGAAAAACTGGTGGAGGATGATGGATTCGAACCACCGAACCCGTACGGGAGCAGATTTACAGTCTGATGCGTTTGGCCGCTTCGCTAATCCTCCAGGATTACATGGTGCCGGCGAGAGGACTTGAACCCCCAACCTACTGATTACAAGTCAGTTGCTCTACCAGTTGAGCTACACCGGCGTATTACATGGTGTTATAAATGGTGGCTCGGGACGGAATCGAACCGCCGACACGAGGATTTTCAGTCCTCTGCTCTACCGACTGAGCTACCGAGCCTTACTACATTAAAAAAAATGGCGGAACCGACGGGATTCGAACCCGCGATCTCCTGCGTGACAGGCAGGCATGTTAGGCCAACTACACCACGGTTCCAGATCACTTTCTCAAGGAAAGTATAATTGCGGGGGCAGGATTTGAACCTGCGGCCTTCGGGTTATGAGCCCGACGAGCTACCGGGCTGCTCCACCCCGCGTCGTTATAAAGTTATATGGTGGAGGCTGAGGGGATCGAACCCCCGACCCTCTGCTTGTAAGGCAGATGCTCTCCCAGCTGAGCTAAGCCTCCATATTATGACCCGTAGGGGATTCGAACCCCTGTTACCTCCGTGAAAGGGAGGTGTCTTAACCCCTTGACCAACGGGCCTTACTGGCTCCCCGAACAGGGCTCGAACCTGTGACAACTCGATTAACAGTCGAGTGCTCTACCAACTGAGCTATCAGGGAATGGTGGAGCCAAGCGGGATCGAACCGCTGACCTCCTGCTTGCAAGGCAGGCGCTCTCCCAGCTGAGCTATGGCCCCATACTCTGGTGTATTTCATTGTTGTGGTCTTGCTATGGGCCCTGGTGGACTCGAACCACCGGCCTCACCCTTATCAGAGGTGCGCTCTAACCAACTGAGCTAAGGGCCCTTATCAATTTTCGAAAAAAAATACCCCAATGGGGTTTCGCTTGGCGGCGTCCTACTCTCCCAGGACCCTGCGGTCCAAGTACCATCGGCGCTAGAGGGCTTAACGGTCGTGTTCGGGATGGGTACGTGTGGAACCCCTCCGCCATCGCCACCAAACGCATAGCTTACATTTCAGAGTTGTTGTTCTCTGAAAACTAGATTCGAAACGAAACATGCGAATTACAACTTGCTATTGGATAAGCCCTCGACCGATTAGTACTGGTCAGCTCCATGCATTGCTGCACTTCCACCCCCAGCCTATCTACCTCGTCGTCTTCAAGGGGTCTTACATACTGGGAAATCTCATCTTGAGGGGGGCTTCACGCTTAGATGCTTTCAGCGTTTATCCCGTCCGTACATAGCTACCC
The nucleotide sequence above comes from Paenibacillus sp. W2I17. Encoded proteins:
- a CDS encoding LacI family DNA-binding transcriptional regulator is translated as MKATIYDIAREAGVSIATVSQVINGKGKISEKRRAEIMEIMERLHYQPSAIAAALTGKQTYTLGLLVPDISNPYFAELARAVEDRSRQLGYSVVICSTDNKDERVERYLNLLQQKRVDGMMIGTGIDNAEILSPLLQQSIPVALIARHMPSLSVHTVTIDDILGGALAADHLLELGHTRVAVLSEPSKVSSSQERVRGFRETLIKAGHTLEPNQIRESAADLSSAKKEALLLLGEKDHPTGLFCCNDIQAIGALQAAKELGLRVPEDVSIIGFDNTILASVTSPPLTTVAQPIEELGHRAVDLLIEELKDKRKEPQKIVLKPELVIRESAGRVLG
- the iolB gene encoding 5-deoxy-glucuronate isomerase — its product is MSERIVKPVVNPEGDGTLINVTPESAGWEYVGFQVAKLAEGETLTRESGDQELCVVLLSGFANVSTREHTWDNIGKRMSVFEKIPPYSVYVSTSDQVQITARTELEIAICVAPGKGTYPARLITPEDVGVEARGYGNLERQIHNILPEQKEADSLLVVEVFTPDGHWSSYPPHKHDRDALPDESLLEETYYFRVQPEQGFAIQRIYSDDRSVDETLAVKNGEVVLVPDGYHPVGAPPGYEVYYLNVMAGPTRTWKFHNDPDHEWLMKK
- the iolG gene encoding inositol 2-dehydrogenase, whose product is MGKDKVRIGIIGAGRIGKIHADNLLRNPHAEIVGISDLFAGPELEAWASSRGIPVVTTDSSQLISMPNVDAVLICSSTDTHVPLIEQAAQAGKHIFCEKPVSMDLAQTQAAVAAVQKAGVKLQIGFNRRFDHNFRRIRAHVQDGTIGDPHIIKITSRDPSPPPAEYIRVSGGIFMDMMIHDFDMARYLSGSEVEEVYAQGNVLINPVFAEHGDVDTAIVTMTFANGAIGVIDNSRQAVYGYDQRVEVFGSMGSAAAANDHPNTAEISTAAGLMRDKPLHFFLERYNEAYVQETVLFIDAIIHDTPVIVDGHDAVQAERIALAAKLSMERGRPVKLSEVPGMSLESQTATP
- a CDS encoding CoA-acylating methylmalonate-semialdehyde dehydrogenase, giving the protein MGKGISEASATATMVQNWIGGAWVTPASTRTEPVVNPATEEVIAHVPLSEQADVDLAVQTAREAFKSWSSTPVPRRARILFRYQQLLVEHWEELARLVTLENGKSYAEAYGEVLRGIECVEFAAGAPNLMMGKQLPDIATGLESGMYRYPIGVIGGITPFNFPMMVPCWMFPLAIACGNTFVLKPSERTPLLAGRLAELFKEAGLPDGVLNIVHGAHDVVNGLLEHKDVQAISFVGSQPVAEYVYTTASKHGKRVQALAGAKNHSIVMPDADLDLTVKEITSAAFGSAGERCMACAVVVAVGDVADELVQKLVEAADRITIGNGMDEGVFLGPVIRGPHKERTLSYIEAGEQEGAALIRDGRKDQATGESGYFVGPTVFDQVDSNMKIWQDEIFAPVLSVARVSTLEEAVELANRSDFANGACLFTRSGASMRQFRETIDAGMLGINLGVPAPMAFFPFSGWKKSFYGDLHANGTDGVEFYTRKKMVTARW
- the iolC gene encoding 5-dehydro-2-deoxygluconokinase, translated to MTYVSFPVSRKKDFTAIGRLCIDLNANEINRPMEETMTFTKYVGGSPANITIGMSRLGMETAFIGKIAGDQMGRFIQSYLEKNGIDTSNVVTDDTGAVTGLAFTEIKSPTNCSILMYRDNVADLLLQAQEVQEQLIADSKVLLISGTALAQSPSREAVLQALTYAKKHGTVIVFDLDYRPYTWTSNEETAVYYNLAAEKCDIILGTREEFDMMETFDHNPDHSDQVTAQKWFDFSANIVVIKHGKEGSIAYTREGLSHRADSYPAKVVKTFGAGDSYAAGFLYGLMQGWTIERSMAYGSGAASIVISSHSCSNAMPTVEQVNDYIERCNRGEITVS
- the iolE gene encoding myo-inosose-2 dehydratase, with translation MSKLPFQLGIHPINWVGEDVKEHGDATTCAQILDDIQRLGLTGTEMGRKYPTDPAILREELSKRNINLVSQWKSVLFSDPAYRQSELDSYRRHAEFLQSMGSKVISTAEVGGSLHFDPRRTPNEKEVLRLNQSEWHILAEGLNEAGAIAREHGLKLTYHHHGGTVVEQPDEIDRLMELTDPSLVYLLYDTGHAYYGGADPLELLRKHYDRIAYIHLKDIRPHVLDEARAEQSDFVGCIRRGVFTVPGDGCIDFAPILQELITRGYDGWAMLEGEQDPAIHNPYEYAKRSLNYMESLYQHS
- the iolD gene encoding 3D-(3,5/4)-trihydroxycyclohexane-1,2-dione acylhydrolase (decyclizing) — encoded protein: MKTIRLTMAQALLRYLDQQYISVDGVETKFVKGIIGIFGHGNVTGIGEALERSPGSLTYMQGKNEQGMVHTAAAYAKQKNRRQIYACTTSIGPGALNMITAAATATVNRIPVLLLPGDNFATREPDPVLQQLEVSSDYTISATDPFKAVSKYWDRIVRPEQLMIAVTQAMRVLTDPAETGAVTLALPQDVQAEAYDYPESFFARKVHYLDRRPPVQAAIERATEQIARGRKPLLVAGGGVLYSEASVQLVEFAEAFGIPIAETQAGKSAVSWDHPLNVGAIGVTGSLAANRLAREADVVIGVGTRFSDFTTASRSAFQHPEASFININLNGMDAAKLGGEAILADAREGLQALQKELQERQYRSAYGASEIADLRAEWNAEVDRLYGAQHEAGLAQTTAVGIVNRTIDPSSVIVCAAGSLPGDLHRLWRASEPKTYHMEYGFSCMGYEVSGAFGAALAEPDREVYAMVGDGSYLMLHSEFVTSLQEQKKMTVLLFNNNGFQCIHNLQREHGSDGFGNEFRYRESESGRLTGDYMPMDFAAHARSMGAKSYRAETAEQLEQAIRDAKNETVSTLIEIPVVPGTNAGGYESWWNVGVPEVSAEEKVVHAHHTMQANRAKARPF